A single genomic interval of Syntrophobotulus glycolicus DSM 8271 harbors:
- a CDS encoding TetR/AcrR family transcriptional regulator produces the protein MPKDFDKTHVCILESAKKEFLGKGFANANLREISKNAGVTTGGLYRHFADKEALFAALVDPVLEEFYRQADMFKDRDYDLMEQGRLDTMWESGADLDLLLEMIYQYFDGFKLLICCSEGTAYAGFIHDFVMMEQRETLAFLEAARLRGVPVRDILPEELHLLLSAYASAIFEVVVHDFTHEAAQHYLKTLQAFFYPGWRAVLGL, from the coding sequence ATGCCCAAAGATTTTGACAAGACGCATGTGTGCATTTTGGAAAGCGCCAAGAAAGAGTTTTTGGGAAAAGGGTTCGCGAACGCTAATTTGCGGGAGATATCGAAAAATGCAGGGGTCACAACCGGCGGGCTTTATCGTCACTTTGCCGATAAAGAAGCCTTGTTTGCCGCCCTTGTGGACCCGGTTCTTGAGGAGTTTTACAGGCAGGCCGATATGTTTAAGGACAGGGACTACGATCTCATGGAACAGGGACGTCTGGATACGATGTGGGAAAGCGGTGCTGATCTGGACCTGCTTCTTGAAATGATTTATCAGTATTTTGATGGATTCAAGCTGCTGATTTGCTGCTCGGAGGGCACCGCGTACGCCGGCTTTATCCACGATTTTGTTATGATGGAGCAGAGGGAAACTCTGGCCTTTTTGGAAGCGGCTCGCCTCCGGGGTGTTCCCGTAAGAGATATTCTTCCGGAGGAGCTTCATCTTCTGCTCAGTGCCTACGCTTCAGCGATCTTCGAGGTGGTTGTTCACGATTTCACCCACGAGGCCGCGCAGCATTACCTGAAAACGCTGCAAGCTTTCTTCTATCCCGGTTGGAGGGCCGTTTTGGGACTTTGA
- a CDS encoding ABC transporter ATP-binding protein, which translates to MKEKKENPIKVLFGFAGEARGKMPLSVILAIIGELFGMAPFFAVALLANQVYTGEATIQGAALIAGAAALCMILRTYLTLKSSLRSHGISFTILKNIRCAIADKMRRVPMGVMLETPSGTFKTLMVDNVGRLEDIIAHIVPELPSAVAAPFASILLVFALDWRMGLASLITIPLSLIFMVGMMQGYSKKMATYLQSGNEMNAALVEYIGGIQVIKAFGQTGRSFGRFSDSVHFFHDSTLAWWRQSWFWMAGFKAVLPSTLLGTLPIGGWLYMNGTLSLPLLLACIIIPVGFMPQLMKLGFGLEQFAYMAANLNPIRSFLANPEQHRPNMMVTLGKRDFTFDHVGFSYDGKKTVLHDVSFMARPGEVTAIVGPSGSGKSTIAKLMAGFWDATSGSVQYGGHEIKDIPFQQLMSEISYVAQDNFLFDKSIRENIRMGNPMASDAEVEAAASAANCHDFIIALENGYDTLAGDAGDLLSGGERQRITIARAMLKPASVVILDEATAYADPENEAEIQQAINRLVTGKTLIVVAHRLSTIRNANQILVIDKGQLIASGTHDRLREACPLYETMWQQYIGAADIAEKEEL; encoded by the coding sequence ATGAAAGAGAAAAAAGAAAACCCAATTAAAGTCCTGTTCGGATTTGCGGGAGAGGCCAGGGGAAAAATGCCGCTTTCCGTGATTCTGGCCATCATCGGAGAACTGTTCGGCATGGCTCCCTTCTTTGCTGTGGCGCTTTTAGCCAACCAGGTCTATACCGGTGAGGCCACCATACAGGGAGCGGCACTGATTGCGGGAGCAGCCGCCCTGTGCATGATATTACGCACTTATCTGACATTGAAATCCTCCCTGCGCAGCCACGGTATATCCTTTACCATCCTGAAAAATATCCGCTGCGCCATTGCGGACAAAATGCGCCGGGTTCCCATGGGGGTCATGCTGGAAACACCCTCCGGAACCTTTAAAACGTTGATGGTGGACAATGTGGGCCGTCTGGAGGATATCATCGCTCATATTGTTCCGGAGCTTCCGTCAGCCGTGGCCGCGCCATTTGCCAGCATCCTGCTTGTCTTTGCGCTGGATTGGAGGATGGGACTGGCTTCCCTGATCACCATCCCCCTCAGCCTGATTTTTATGGTAGGCATGATGCAAGGTTATTCCAAAAAGATGGCCACTTATCTTCAGTCCGGAAACGAAATGAATGCCGCCCTGGTCGAGTATATAGGAGGCATTCAGGTCATCAAGGCGTTTGGACAGACCGGTAGGAGCTTCGGCCGCTTTTCCGACTCGGTTCACTTTTTCCATGATTCTACCTTGGCGTGGTGGCGGCAGAGCTGGTTCTGGATGGCAGGCTTCAAAGCGGTTTTGCCATCCACTCTGCTTGGTACGCTGCCCATCGGCGGGTGGCTGTACATGAATGGCACGCTGAGTCTGCCCCTTCTTCTGGCTTGCATTATTATTCCGGTCGGATTCATGCCCCAGCTGATGAAGCTGGGCTTTGGTCTGGAGCAGTTTGCTTATATGGCGGCGAATCTGAACCCCATCCGGTCATTTCTGGCAAACCCCGAACAGCATCGCCCAAATATGATGGTTACGCTGGGGAAACGTGACTTTACCTTTGATCATGTTGGTTTTTCTTATGATGGCAAAAAAACGGTGCTGCACGATGTTTCCTTTATGGCGAGACCAGGGGAAGTGACTGCTATCGTAGGGCCCTCGGGTTCCGGAAAATCCACGATTGCCAAGCTGATGGCAGGCTTTTGGGACGCGACATCCGGCAGCGTCCAATACGGCGGCCATGAGATAAAGGATATTCCTTTTCAACAGTTGATGAGTGAAATCAGCTACGTTGCTCAGGATAATTTCCTGTTTGACAAATCTATTCGGGAAAATATTCGCATGGGCAATCCCATGGCTTCCGACGCAGAGGTGGAAGCAGCGGCGAGCGCGGCCAACTGCCACGATTTTATCATTGCTTTGGAAAATGGCTATGACACGTTGGCGGGCGACGCGGGCGACCTGCTTTCCGGGGGAGAACGGCAGCGTATTACCATCGCCCGCGCCATGCTTAAGCCCGCATCCGTGGTCATTCTGGATGAGGCGACAGCCTACGCAGATCCGGAGAACGAGGCGGAAATCCAACAGGCGATCAACCGGCTGGTGACGGGAAAGACGCTAATCGTCGTAGCGCACCGGTTGTCCACAATTCGCAACGCAAATCAAATTCTGGTGATCGACAAGGGACAACTGATCGCCAGCGGAACCCATGACAGGCTGCGGGAAGCCTGCCCGCTCTATGAAACCATGTGGCAGCAGTATATAGGAGCGGCCGATATTGCGGAAAA
- a CDS encoding DNRLRE domain-containing protein — protein MATETLLSTGTTFVSSALADVNLSASAIIIVGTDPIFADSISFLKFAIPLLPVESVESAELRLFVFSKTGVVPSPVVVNRVTSDFDTASVTYNTKPPYVATASMVNVSPSDIFQYVEIDVTELVNQWLNGTFENDGIALINNDGITDVEFGGKEIGTAYEPQLVLTYSIGATGVTGPTGATGVTGPTGGTGETGPTGGTGETGPTGATGETGPTGVTGETGSTGATGETGPTGVTGETGPTGATGETGPTGVTGETGPTGVTGETGATGVTGEAGPTGETGETGPTGVTGETGPTGATGETGPTGVTGETGPTGVTGETGPTGVTGETGSTGATGETGPTGVTGETGPTGATGETGPTGVTGETGPTGVTGETGPTGVTGETGPTGVTGETGPTGATGETGPTGVTGETGPTGVTGETGPTGVTGETGPTGATGETGPTGVTGETGPTGVTGEAGPTGVTGETGPTGATGETGPTGVTGETGPTGVTGEAGPTGVTGETGPTGVTGETGPTGVTGETGPTGATGETGPTGATGETGPTGVTGEAGPTGVTGETGPTGATGETGSTGATGETGPTGVTGETGSTGATGETGPTGVTGETGPTGVTGETGPTGATGETGPTGETGETGATGAGLQSFGNVYELATVTDSTVIGGADVPFSNNGPLSGVTHTAGSTTITVPNTGNYAIEYTVSLTAGIGSAIAIAVNGTVNPSTNISALVGVGELSGVTILSLTAGDSLTLRNNSGTAFTMNEDPEVGAQMNIFQLD, from the coding sequence ATGGCTACGGAGACTTTATTATCTACAGGCACGACCTTTGTGTCCAGTGCCTTAGCAGATGTAAATCTGTCTGCAAGCGCTATTATTATAGTGGGTACTGATCCGATATTTGCTGATTCGATTAGTTTCCTGAAATTTGCAATACCATTATTACCTGTAGAATCAGTTGAAAGTGCTGAATTAAGGTTGTTTGTTTTTTCCAAAACCGGAGTTGTACCCAGCCCGGTTGTGGTCAACAGGGTTACTTCAGATTTCGATACTGCCAGTGTCACGTACAATACAAAACCGCCGTATGTTGCAACAGCTTCAATGGTGAATGTTTCTCCAAGTGATATTTTTCAATATGTTGAGATTGACGTAACAGAACTGGTAAATCAATGGCTGAATGGAACTTTTGAAAATGATGGCATTGCCTTAATAAATAATGACGGAATAACTGACGTTGAATTTGGCGGAAAAGAGATCGGAACTGCATATGAACCCCAGTTAGTTCTCACTTATTCAATAGGAGCAACGGGAGTAACCGGTCCCACAGGGGCTACCGGAGTAACCGGACCTACAGGAGGAACCGGTGAAACCGGACCCACAGGAGGAACCGGTGAAACCGGGCCGACAGGAGCAACCGGTGAAACAGGCCCTACAGGAGTAACTGGTGAAACCGGGTCCACAGGAGCAACTGGTGAAACTGGACCTACAGGAGTGACAGGCGAAACTGGACCCACAGGAGCAACTGGCGAAACCGGACCCACAGGAGTGACTGGCGAAACCGGACCAACAGGAGTGACCGGTGAAACCGGAGCTACGGGAGTAACGGGCGAAGCTGGCCCCACAGGAGAAACTGGCGAAACCGGACCTACAGGAGTGACAGGCGAAACCGGACCCACAGGGGCAACTGGAGAAACAGGCCCAACAGGAGTGACTGGCGAAACCGGACCTACAGGAGTGACTGGTGAAACCGGACCTACAGGAGTGACTGGTGAAACTGGATCTACGGGAGCGACTGGTGAAACCGGACCTACAGGAGTGACTGGTGAAACTGGACCCACAGGAGCGACTGGCGAAACCGGACCCACAGGAGTAACTGGTGAAACTGGACCTACGGGAGTAACGGGCGAAACTGGACCTACGGGAGTAACTGGTGAAACTGGACCTACGGGAGTAACTGGTGAAACTGGACCTACAGGAGCGACTGGTGAAACTGGACCAACAGGAGTAACTGGTGAAACCGGACCTACGGGAGTAACTGGTGAAACCGGACCTACAGGAGTTACTGGTGAAACTGGACCTACGGGAGCAACTGGCGAAACCGGACCCACAGGAGTAACTGGTGAAACTGGACCTACGGGAGTAACGGGCGAAGCCGGACCCACAGGAGTGACCGGTGAAACTGGACCTACGGGAGCAACTGGCGAAACCGGACCCACAGGAGTAACTGGCGAAACAGGCCCTACGGGAGTAACTGGTGAAGCTGGCCCCACAGGAGTAACTGGCGAAACCGGACCTACAGGAGTGACTGGCGAAACCGGACCCACAGGAGTAACTGGTGAAACTGGACCTACAGGAGCGACTGGTGAAACTGGACCCACAGGAGCGACTGGTGAAACCGGCCCTACGGGAGTAACAGGCGAAGCTGGACCTACGGGAGTGACTGGTGAAACTGGACCTACGGGAGCGACTGGTGAAACTGGGTCCACAGGAGCAACTGGTGAAACTGGACCTACAGGAGTGACTGGTGAAACCGGGTCCACAGGGGCAACTGGTGAAACCGGACCAACAGGAGTGACAGGTGAAACAGGCCCAACAGGAGTAACTGGTGAAACCGGCCCGACAGGAGCGACCGGAGAAACCGGTCCAACTGGAGAAACTGGCGAAACAGGAGCAACAGGAGCAGGATTGCAGAGTTTTGGCAATGTATACGAGCTGGCAACTGTAACTGATTCTACAGTTATAGGAGGGGCAGATGTTCCTTTCAGCAATAATGGACCATTGAGTGGAGTAACTCACACTGCGGGATCTACAACAATCACTGTTCCAAATACAGGCAACTATGCAATTGAATACACCGTCAGCTTAACAGCCGGTATAGGTTCGGCAATCGCAATCGCTGTTAATGGCACTGTCAATCCGTCAACAAATATATCAGCGTTGGTAGGTGTTGGAGAGTTGTCCGGTGTAACAATTCTATCTTTGACAGCAGGTGATTCGCTAACCCTAAGAAACAATTCCGGGACTGCCTTCACCATGAATGAAGACCCGGAAGTAGGTGCTCAAATGAATATTTTTCAATTAGACTAA